The following proteins come from a genomic window of Paenibacillus sp. CAA11:
- a CDS encoding response regulator transcription factor produces the protein MNNTKILIIEDEQAIVSMLEMVLRKEGFTHIMSASTCEEGLTLMERDAAEIVLLDVMLPDGTGFDLCPKIRALGEPHIIFLTARSSDLDVLTGFAIGGDDYVTKPFNPLEIAARIKARLRRPGFTPFSASASVVSRYAYDRFVVDETAGELVVDGEPVGCPAQVFQLLLFFCKNPGIVFSKAQLYEAVWGMDGLGDDNTVMVHIRRIRERIERDPSQPEYLLTVRGLGYKLIKPRGTV, from the coding sequence TTGAACAATACAAAGATACTAATCATTGAAGATGAACAGGCAATTGTAAGCATGCTGGAAATGGTGCTCCGCAAGGAGGGGTTTACCCATATTATGTCCGCATCAACCTGTGAGGAGGGGCTAACGCTCATGGAGCGGGATGCAGCAGAGATCGTACTGCTGGATGTGATGCTGCCGGACGGAACAGGATTTGATCTCTGCCCGAAAATTCGAGCCCTTGGGGAGCCTCATATTATTTTCTTAACAGCACGGTCTTCTGATTTGGATGTCCTGACAGGCTTTGCTATCGGAGGGGACGATTATGTAACCAAGCCCTTTAACCCCCTTGAAATTGCGGCAAGGATCAAGGCGAGGCTTCGCCGGCCAGGATTCACTCCATTCTCTGCTTCAGCCTCAGTTGTCTCCAGGTACGCCTATGACCGATTTGTTGTGGATGAAACCGCGGGGGAGCTTGTAGTCGATGGAGAGCCGGTTGGCTGTCCTGCACAGGTTTTCCAGCTGCTGCTTTTCTTCTGTAAGAATCCCGGTATAGTGTTCTCTAAAGCTCAGCTATATGAAGCGGTATGGGGGATGGACGGGCTTGGAGACGACAACACGGTTATGGTGCATATCAGAAGAATACGTGAGCGGATTGAGCGGGACCCCAGTCAGCCGGAATATTTACTGACCGTACGCGGCCTCGGATACAAGCTGATTAAACCAAGGGGGACCGTATGA
- a CDS encoding sensor histidine kinase has product MKIHRRMTFHFTYQLLLSAVFMAIVLIVIFFVILQKVSNDDLRKNFPVGALDMIVTETLVDGNDVHLPSYWRTTLDNREMWLQIVNMEGDVILEAGKAGVNFPHKYSVREMLDIQEKKQRGSYQIESQLDTSSQKPVLFLLGYESSTQELVNSWFSEYQNKGLVREDRQGALERALEASEAYIHVIDTQGTIVQRLGHLEDQEDQNKKVYHPLEIIAMQNQPGNYDTSIAVHRDLSSGKTWIAHFPRLENEESQPIMQNLIWFLVGIGAAMFLIILSVTIWHGYRYGGPLLLFSGWFERMGQGRYDEVFTEKDKKRVFRKNGKLRIKYRLYREAIHSFYAMAHKLAEIERERKRLDQSREEWMSGISHDLRTPLASIQGYGYMLEKSPGEWSREELEEMGTVIRQKSDYMLSMISDFSLFLKLRSVDEAYSRRERLELGELVRRAVLKYVNDATIGHAEFDYQESNKEIWLLADPNGIKRLMDNLLSNSIKHNPDGVQVTVSTGIASQNAFIRVADNGSGMDEMTKDNLFERYYRGTNTSESTEGSGLGMSIAKAIVQAAGGSIRVESELGRGTEITVLLPLEPPAFKESKSEPA; this is encoded by the coding sequence ATGAAGATTCATCGAAGAATGACGTTTCATTTTACATATCAGCTGTTGCTTTCTGCGGTCTTTATGGCTATCGTGCTAATCGTTATTTTCTTTGTAATCCTGCAAAAAGTCAGCAACGATGATCTTCGCAAAAACTTCCCTGTTGGAGCACTTGACATGATTGTAACCGAGACGCTTGTAGATGGGAACGATGTACATCTTCCAAGCTATTGGAGAACTACATTAGATAACAGAGAGATGTGGCTGCAAATTGTTAACATGGAAGGAGATGTCATTCTCGAGGCAGGCAAAGCAGGAGTGAATTTCCCGCATAAATATTCGGTCCGAGAAATGCTTGATATTCAGGAAAAGAAGCAAAGGGGCTCTTATCAGATTGAATCACAGCTGGACACCTCGAGCCAGAAGCCGGTTCTATTTCTTCTAGGGTATGAGAGTTCTACTCAGGAACTGGTGAACAGCTGGTTTAGCGAATATCAAAACAAAGGGCTCGTCCGAGAGGATCGTCAAGGGGCGCTGGAGCGTGCTTTGGAAGCTTCGGAGGCTTATATCCATGTTATAGATACGCAAGGGACCATTGTTCAGCGGCTTGGTCATCTTGAAGATCAAGAAGATCAGAACAAGAAGGTTTATCATCCGCTCGAAATTATAGCGATGCAGAACCAGCCTGGGAACTATGATACCTCCATAGCCGTACATCGTGATCTTTCATCCGGGAAAACATGGATAGCGCATTTTCCGCGATTGGAAAATGAAGAGAGCCAGCCCATCATGCAGAACCTCATTTGGTTTCTTGTGGGTATTGGAGCTGCCATGTTTCTGATCATACTAAGTGTGACGATATGGCACGGCTACCGGTATGGAGGTCCGCTGCTGCTGTTTAGCGGTTGGTTCGAACGGATGGGACAGGGCAGATATGATGAAGTTTTTACGGAGAAGGATAAAAAGCGGGTGTTTCGCAAGAACGGTAAGCTTCGAATTAAGTACCGCCTATATAGGGAAGCGATCCATTCCTTCTATGCTATGGCACATAAATTGGCGGAGATAGAAAGGGAGCGGAAGCGGCTGGATCAGAGCCGGGAAGAGTGGATGTCCGGTATTTCCCATGACCTCCGCACACCGCTTGCCAGTATCCAAGGATACGGTTATATGCTGGAGAAATCTCCGGGTGAATGGAGCCGCGAAGAGCTTGAAGAGATGGGGACAGTCATCCGTCAAAAGAGTGATTACATGCTCTCTATGATCTCGGATTTCTCGCTCTTCCTCAAGCTTAGAAGCGTCGATGAGGCATATTCCCGCAGGGAACGGCTGGAATTGGGAGAACTTGTGCGTAGAGCCGTGCTCAAGTATGTTAATGATGCGACGATCGGCCATGCTGAATTTGACTATCAAGAAAGCAATAAGGAAATTTGGCTGCTTGCCGACCCTAACGGGATAAAGAGGTTGATGGATAACCTGTTGTCCAATAGCATCAAGCATAATCCTGACGGAGTCCAGGTAACGGTCAGCACAGGTATAGCTAGTCAGAACGCCTTTATTCGAGTTGCCGATAATGGGAGCGGAATGGACGAGATGACGAAGGACAACTTGTTTGAGAGGTACTACCGGGGAACCAACACCTCGGAGTCGACCGAGGGCTCGGGACTTGGCATGAGCATTGCCAAAGCCATTGTGCAAGCAGCTGGGGGCAGCATCCGGGTTGAATCCGAGCTTGGAAGAGGCACCGAGATCACGGTTCTTCTCCCGCTAGAACCTCCAGCTTTCAAGGAATCAAAGTCAGAACCCGCATGA
- the rpsB gene encoding 30S ribosomal protein S2, with the protein MAVISMKQLLEAGVHFGHQTRRWNPKMDRYIFTERNGIYIIDLQKTVKKVEEAYNFVKSIAEENGTILFVGTKKQAQDSVKEEAERAGQFYINQRWLGGTLTNFQTIQKRIDRLKKLEAWEEDGTFAVLPKKEVILLRKEKERLEKFLGGIKNMKGLPSALFVIDPRKERIAVAEARKLGIPIVGIVDTNCDPDEIDYVIPGNDDAIRAVKLLTGKMADAVIESHQGEQTAE; encoded by the coding sequence ATGGCAGTAATCTCCATGAAACAACTGCTTGAGGCAGGCGTTCACTTCGGTCACCAAACTCGTCGTTGGAACCCGAAAATGGATCGTTATATCTTCACTGAAAGAAACGGTATTTACATTATCGACTTGCAAAAAACAGTTAAAAAGGTCGAGGAAGCTTACAACTTTGTAAAGAGCATTGCTGAAGAGAACGGAACAATTCTGTTCGTAGGTACTAAGAAGCAAGCCCAAGACTCTGTTAAAGAAGAAGCTGAACGCGCTGGTCAATTCTACATTAACCAACGTTGGCTCGGTGGTACTCTGACCAACTTCCAAACCATTCAAAAGCGGATCGACCGCTTGAAGAAGCTTGAAGCTTGGGAAGAAGACGGTACTTTCGCAGTACTGCCTAAGAAAGAAGTTATCCTTCTCCGCAAAGAGAAAGAGCGTCTTGAGAAATTCCTGGGCGGCATCAAGAACATGAAGGGCTTGCCAAGTGCACTCTTCGTTATCGACCCTCGTAAAGAGCGTATCGCTGTTGCGGAAGCTCGTAAATTGGGTATCCCAATCGTTGGTATCGTAGACACGAACTGCGATCCGGACGAAATCGACTACGTAATCCCAGGCAATGACGATGCAATCCGCGCCGTGAAATTGCTGACTGGTAAGATGGCGGATGCCGTAATCGAATCTCACCAAGGTGAGCAAACAGCTGAATAA
- the tsf gene encoding translation elongation factor Ts, which yields MAVDAKSVKELREKTGAGMLDCKKALEEANGDLTKAAELLREKGLAAAANKAGRVATEGVVESYIHGGGRIGVLVEINCETDFVAKTDQFKEFARDVAMHIAAASPRYVRREEVPQEEVDKEKEILKAQALNEGKPEKIVEKMVEGRIGKFYEEYCLLEQPFVKDPDKTIATLINEKISTIGENISVRRFVRYELGEGLEKKVDNFVEEVMAQVKK from the coding sequence ATGGCAGTCGATGCAAAATCCGTAAAAGAATTGCGTGAAAAAACCGGCGCTGGTATGCTGGATTGTAAGAAAGCACTGGAAGAGGCAAATGGTGATCTGACCAAAGCCGCTGAATTGCTTCGTGAAAAAGGCTTGGCAGCAGCTGCAAACAAAGCTGGCCGTGTAGCTACTGAGGGTGTAGTTGAATCTTACATCCATGGCGGCGGACGCATTGGTGTTCTGGTTGAAATCAACTGTGAAACTGACTTCGTTGCAAAGACAGATCAATTCAAAGAGTTCGCTCGTGACGTAGCTATGCACATTGCTGCAGCAAGCCCTCGCTATGTTCGTCGTGAAGAAGTGCCTCAAGAAGAAGTGGATAAGGAAAAAGAAATCCTTAAGGCACAAGCTCTGAACGAAGGCAAGCCTGAGAAGATCGTTGAGAAGATGGTTGAAGGTCGTATTGGTAAATTCTACGAAGAATACTGCCTGCTTGAGCAGCCTTTCGTAAAAGATCCAGACAAAACAATCGCTACGCTGATCAATGAGAAAATCAGCACTATTGGTGAGAACATTTCTGTCCGTCGTTTTGTTCGTTATGAACTTGGTGAAGGCCTTGAGAAGAAAGTTGATAACTTCGTAGAAGAAGTTATGGCTCAAGTTAAGAAATAA
- the pyrH gene encoding UMP kinase has product MEQPVFKRVVLKVSGESLAGQNGYGIDAETISSIAQQVKEVVELGVQVAIVCGGGNIWRGIAGSAKGIDRATADYMGMLATLMNSLALQDALEQIDVPTRVQTSIAMQQIAEPYIRRRAIRHLEKGRVVIFAAGTGNPFFSTDTTAALRAAEIEAEVILMAKNKVDGVYSADPFVDPTAEKFEQLTYMEVLNKNLGVMDSTASSLCMDNDIPLIVFAITEQGNIKRVVLGEKIGTIVKGSVD; this is encoded by the coding sequence TTGGAACAGCCTGTATTTAAACGTGTTGTCTTAAAGGTCAGCGGAGAATCGCTCGCCGGTCAGAACGGATACGGCATTGACGCCGAAACCATTTCATCCATTGCGCAGCAAGTCAAAGAAGTAGTGGAGCTTGGCGTTCAAGTGGCGATCGTATGCGGCGGCGGTAATATTTGGCGCGGCATCGCCGGCAGCGCAAAGGGGATCGACCGCGCTACAGCCGATTATATGGGCATGCTTGCCACCCTGATGAACTCACTTGCGCTTCAGGATGCTTTAGAGCAAATCGATGTGCCTACACGGGTGCAAACTTCAATTGCGATGCAGCAAATTGCTGAGCCTTATATTCGCCGCCGTGCCATCCGGCACTTGGAGAAGGGGCGCGTAGTCATTTTTGCAGCAGGTACGGGGAATCCGTTCTTCTCCACGGACACGACGGCTGCCCTCCGTGCAGCGGAAATTGAAGCGGAAGTTATCTTAATGGCGAAGAATAAAGTGGATGGCGTATATTCCGCTGATCCATTTGTAGATCCAACTGCGGAGAAATTTGAGCAGTTGACTTACATGGAAGTGCTTAACAAGAATTTGGGTGTCATGGACTCCACCGCTTCGTCCTTGTGTATGGATAATGACATTCCGCTTATTGTATTTGCCATTACGGAACAAGGTAACATTAAGCGCGTCGTACTCGGGGAAAAGATCGGGACGATCGTCAAAGGGAGTGTAGATTAA
- the frr gene encoding ribosome recycling factor, giving the protein MPQTVKKNAEERMEKAIQALRRDLATLRAGRATPALLDRIQVEYYGAATPVNQLANINTPDSRTLLIQPWDKSSMADIEKAIMKSDLGLTPANDGNVIRLTIPPLTEERRLELVKMTKKHGEEAKVAIRNIRRDANDDIKKMEKTELSEDESRRHQDDIQKTTDKYIAEVDKVLAAKEKEILEV; this is encoded by the coding sequence ATGCCACAAACGGTGAAGAAGAATGCCGAGGAGCGTATGGAGAAAGCGATTCAGGCATTGAGAAGAGATTTGGCTACCCTTCGTGCAGGCAGAGCTACTCCAGCTTTGCTGGATCGCATTCAGGTTGAATATTATGGGGCAGCTACGCCGGTTAACCAGCTGGCGAACATCAATACGCCAGACTCACGCACACTGCTGATTCAGCCATGGGACAAATCGTCTATGGCTGACATCGAGAAAGCTATCATGAAGTCTGATTTGGGTCTTACTCCGGCTAATGATGGTAATGTCATTCGTCTTACCATCCCGCCGCTGACTGAAGAGCGGCGCCTGGAACTGGTGAAGATGACGAAGAAGCACGGTGAGGAAGCGAAGGTAGCAATTCGGAACATTCGTCGTGATGCGAATGATGACATCAAGAAGATGGAAAAAACTGAATTGTCCGAAGATGAATCCCGCAGACATCAGGATGACATCCAGAAGACAACAGACAAATATATCGCGGAAGTGGACAAAGTGCTCGCTGCGAAAGAAAAAGAGATTCTGGAAGTGTAA